A genomic segment from Streptomyces antibioticus encodes:
- a CDS encoding oxidoreductase, whose translation MTAQHWTPADIPPLDGRTALITGANSGIGYRTAQVLAQHGARVLLAGRNPESLAEAAARLRADIPGVRLETVELDLGDLTAIRDAAAPIAAGETLDILVNNAGVMDVPERRTTRDGLELTVGTNHLGHFALTAHLMPALARSAAARIVAVSAIAATWRSGDLTDLMSERRYRPMSAYAKSKRANIVFTQELARRLGGGAHRAVAVHPGSAVTNLQRHTSAGRTGRLFVALAARTLMGSADGAAWPSLYAATHPEAVGGAFIGPAGRDQTSGTPRPVPLPAGADSADLGAWLWRESERLTGVTFRVPGSADRTSAL comes from the coding sequence ATGACCGCACAGCACTGGACCCCCGCCGACATCCCGCCCCTCGACGGCCGGACCGCCCTGATCACCGGCGCCAACAGCGGCATCGGCTACCGCACCGCCCAGGTCCTGGCACAGCACGGCGCCCGCGTCCTGCTCGCGGGGCGGAACCCCGAGTCCCTGGCCGAGGCCGCCGCCCGGCTGCGCGCCGACATACCCGGCGTGCGCCTGGAGACCGTGGAACTCGACCTCGGCGATCTCACCGCGATCCGCGACGCGGCCGCCCCGATCGCCGCCGGGGAGACGCTCGACATCCTCGTCAACAACGCCGGCGTCATGGATGTCCCCGAGCGCCGCACCACGCGTGACGGCCTCGAACTCACCGTCGGCACCAACCACCTCGGCCACTTCGCCCTGACCGCCCATCTGATGCCCGCCCTGGCCCGCTCCGCGGCCGCCCGGATCGTCGCCGTGAGCGCCATCGCCGCCACCTGGCGCTCCGGCGACCTCACCGACCTGATGAGCGAGCGGCGCTACCGCCCGATGAGCGCGTACGCGAAGTCCAAGCGCGCCAACATCGTCTTCACCCAGGAACTCGCCCGCCGCCTCGGCGGCGGCGCGCACCGAGCCGTCGCGGTCCACCCGGGCTCCGCCGTCACCAACTTGCAGCGCCACACCTCCGCCGGGCGGACGGGGCGGCTGTTCGTCGCCCTGGCCGCGCGCACGCTGATGGGCTCCGCCGACGGCGCCGCCTGGCCCTCCCTCTATGCGGCGACCCACCCCGAGGCCGTCGGCGGCGCCTTCATCGGCCCCGCCGGGCGGGACCAGACCTCCGGCACGCCCAGGCCGGTCCCCCTTCCCGCCGGGGCCGACAGCGCCGACCTCGGCGCCTGGCTGTGGCGCGAGAGCGAGCGGTTGACGGGGGTGACGTTCCGGGTTCCCGGCTCTGCGGACCGGACGAGCGCGCTATGA
- a CDS encoding VOC family protein, with product MAIQRMDNVGIVVEDLDAAVAFFLELGMELEGRAEIEGAFADQCTGLDGVRCDVAMVRTPDGHSRLELAKYRSPAVISDGPRNRPHNVLGTHRVMFAVDDIKDTVARLRPHGAELVGEIARFEDSYLLCYLRGPEGIIVGLAEQLG from the coding sequence ATGGCGATTCAGCGGATGGACAATGTCGGCATCGTCGTAGAGGACCTGGATGCCGCTGTCGCGTTCTTCCTGGAACTCGGTATGGAGCTGGAGGGCAGGGCGGAGATCGAGGGTGCCTTCGCCGACCAGTGCACCGGACTCGACGGTGTCCGCTGTGACGTCGCGATGGTCCGGACCCCGGACGGCCACAGCCGGCTCGAGCTGGCGAAGTACCGCAGCCCCGCGGTGATCAGCGACGGACCGCGCAACCGGCCCCACAACGTTCTGGGCACGCACCGCGTCATGTTCGCCGTCGACGACATCAAGGACACCGTTGCCCGGCTGCGCCCTCACGGCGCCGAACTCGTCGGCGAGATCGCGCGGTTCGAGGACAGCTATCTGCTCTGCTACCTCCGTGGACCGGAGGGCATCATCGTCGGGCTGGCCGAACAATTGGGCTGA
- a CDS encoding helix-turn-helix domain-containing protein — MPIAVDIDVMLARRKMSVGELADRVGITPANLAVLKNGRAKAVRFATLAALCEVLACQPGDLLRWEAEAEAEAEAEGEAEGDAEADAEAADTAVE; from the coding sequence ATGCCCATCGCCGTTGACATCGACGTGATGCTGGCCAGGCGGAAGATGTCCGTGGGCGAGCTTGCCGACCGCGTGGGGATCACGCCTGCCAACCTGGCGGTACTCAAGAACGGCCGCGCCAAGGCGGTGCGCTTCGCGACGCTCGCCGCGCTCTGCGAGGTGCTCGCGTGCCAGCCGGGCGACTTGCTTCGTTGGGAGGCGGAGGCGGAGGCGGAGGCGGAGGCGGAGGGGGAGGCGGAGGGGGATGCGGAGGCAGACGCAGAGGCGGCGGACACCGCGGTCGAATGA
- a CDS encoding MerR family transcriptional regulator — MRIGELSRRTGVSQRSLRYYEEQNLLTPTRLPNGYRDYDERTVTTVRRIQILLSAGLGTSAVAEILPGAVDDTVVLAGRCPELIDGLAKERRRIDAAIDALIAARYVLDSLVGRPLDPQAVAPSR; from the coding sequence ATGAGGATCGGCGAACTCTCACGCCGCACCGGCGTGAGCCAGCGCTCCCTGCGCTACTACGAAGAGCAGAACCTGCTCACCCCGACGCGCCTGCCGAACGGCTACCGTGACTACGACGAACGCACCGTCACCACCGTGCGGCGCATCCAGATCCTGCTCTCCGCAGGCCTCGGCACGTCCGCCGTCGCGGAGATCCTTCCCGGCGCCGTCGACGACACGGTCGTCCTGGCCGGGCGTTGCCCAGAACTCATCGACGGCCTGGCGAAGGAGCGCCGCAGGATCGACGCGGCGATCGACGCCCTCATCGCCGCACGCTACGTCCTCGACTCACTCGTCGGGCGCCCGTTGGACCCCCAGGCCGTCGCTCCATCACGCTGA
- a CDS encoding iron chaperone: MVRSSAENVVGYLAEVPEERRDALIRLRQLCRAELTGFDEVMAYGMPTYQRDGAAEIAFASQTQYISFYLMRSDVREAFEERLSGRDMGKGCLRFRKPGDVDFDLVRDLLRAVATAPGTIC; this comes from the coding sequence ATGGTGCGGAGCAGTGCGGAAAACGTCGTCGGGTATCTGGCCGAGGTGCCCGAGGAACGCAGGGACGCCCTGATCAGGCTGCGGCAACTGTGCCGAGCCGAGCTCACGGGGTTCGACGAGGTCATGGCATACGGCATGCCGACGTACCAGCGGGACGGCGCCGCCGAGATCGCCTTCGCGAGCCAGACGCAGTACATCTCCTTCTACCTCATGCGGAGCGACGTTCGGGAGGCGTTCGAGGAGCGGTTGAGCGGACGGGACATGGGCAAGGGCTGTCTGCGGTTCCGCAAGCCGGGGGACGTCGATTTCGATCTGGTGCGAGACCTGTTGAGGGCTGTGGCGACTGCCCCGGGCACGATCTGCTGA
- a CDS encoding NAD(P)-dependent oxidoreductase — MIATPHESAPLTPVTVLGLGPMGRALASAFLNARQPVTVWNRTPGKAGDLPDRGAVVVDSVQAAVRAGEVIIVCLIDYDAVRATLEDSRADWTNRRLINLTSGEPAQARQMSQWASARGIDYLDGAILTPTPTIGTPAAAVLLSGSHDVYESVRETMNAVGSTVTHLGDDPGQASAYEVALLDIFATSVNGIVHAFALASAEGIEPERFAALATGIGGLLPEMITRFAQQIRADHYPGDRSTIASAASGITHVINTATSHGIDAAMLTAAKAVIDRAVADGYGSEGLARLTTVLHKEATGTGTA, encoded by the coding sequence ATGATCGCAACCCCGCATGAGAGCGCACCACTTACGCCCGTGACCGTCCTCGGCCTCGGCCCGATGGGCCGCGCCCTGGCCTCCGCCTTCCTCAACGCCCGTCAGCCGGTAACCGTTTGGAACCGCACGCCGGGGAAGGCCGGCGACCTTCCCGACCGTGGTGCCGTGGTGGTCGACTCGGTCCAGGCCGCGGTGCGGGCCGGAGAGGTGATCATTGTCTGCCTCATCGACTACGACGCCGTGCGGGCCACGCTCGAAGACTCGCGGGCGGACTGGACGAACCGGCGCCTGATCAACCTCACCAGTGGAGAACCGGCTCAAGCTCGCCAGATGTCACAGTGGGCTTCCGCACGCGGAATCGACTACCTCGACGGCGCGATCCTGACCCCGACCCCGACGATCGGCACCCCAGCCGCCGCCGTCCTCCTCAGCGGCTCCCACGATGTCTACGAGTCAGTCCGGGAGACGATGAACGCCGTCGGCAGCACCGTGACGCATCTCGGCGACGATCCCGGCCAGGCATCCGCATACGAGGTCGCACTGCTGGACATCTTCGCGACCTCGGTCAACGGCATCGTGCACGCCTTCGCGCTCGCGTCCGCCGAGGGGATCGAGCCCGAACGGTTCGCCGCCCTCGCCACCGGCATCGGTGGCCTCCTCCCGGAGATGATCACGCGCTTCGCTCAGCAGATCCGGGCTGACCACTACCCCGGAGACCGGTCCACGATCGCTTCCGCAGCGTCCGGGATCACTCACGTCATCAACACCGCCACCAGCCACGGAATCGATGCGGCGATGCTCACCGCGGCAAAGGCCGTCATCGACCGGGCGGTCGCCGACGGCTACGGGTCGGAGGGACTGGCACGTCTGACGACCGTCCTGCACAAGGAAGCCACTGGCACTGGCACTGCATAG
- a CDS encoding ankyrin repeat domain-containing protein: MKQRRQKKLSHRLFEAILTGDGRSTKALLRRGADPDWRDGDGTTPLYLASVQGEAEIARLLLEAGASPDIESSGPGSDGTPLCAAACWGHTETVRQLLAHGADPNLREDQGTGRTPLEWADGGPHPDTAEVLRAAGAQPSPHRAVGTM; this comes from the coding sequence ATGAAGCAACGCCGGCAGAAGAAGCTCTCGCATCGTCTCTTCGAAGCGATCCTCACAGGGGACGGCAGAAGCACGAAGGCTCTGTTGCGCAGGGGAGCAGATCCGGACTGGAGGGATGGCGACGGCACCACTCCGCTGTACTTGGCCTCGGTGCAGGGTGAGGCCGAGATAGCCCGTCTGCTCTTGGAAGCCGGGGCTTCCCCCGACATCGAGAGCAGCGGCCCCGGCTCGGACGGCACACCGTTGTGTGCGGCCGCCTGCTGGGGACACACCGAAACGGTCCGGCAGTTGCTGGCACACGGCGCGGATCCCAATCTCCGCGAAGACCAGGGCACGGGCAGGACACCGCTGGAGTGGGCGGACGGCGGTCCGCACCCTGACACCGCCGAAGTGCTGCGGGCGGCAGGGGCGCAGCCATCGCCTCACCGTGCTGTCGGAACAATGTGA
- a CDS encoding DUF4177 domain-containing protein, whose protein sequence is MSSAQVYEYKVVTFRESLIGDALDSDKLEKVLNKHAEDGWGLKAITAADVKGRIGPGAVEGLLLTFERPRV, encoded by the coding sequence ATGAGCAGCGCCCAGGTCTACGAATACAAGGTCGTCACCTTCCGGGAATCGCTGATCGGCGACGCCCTGGACAGCGACAAGCTGGAGAAGGTCCTGAACAAGCATGCCGAGGACGGCTGGGGCCTCAAGGCCATTACCGCTGCCGACGTCAAGGGCCGCATAGGCCCCGGCGCCGTCGAGGGACTGCTGCTGACCTTCGAACGTCCGCGCGTCTGA
- a CDS encoding oxidoreductase, which yields MNQPVAWITGASSGIGTAIARRLVREGHIVYGTARRLERLGDLEAEGVRPLALDVTDDDATTRALDLIIDEQGRIDVLVNNAGYGSYGALEDVPASEGRAQFDVNVFAPARLTQLVLPHMRAQRGGTIVNVSSIGGKIYGPLGSWYHATKFALEGLSDALRVEVAPFGIRVVLIEPGAIRTEWNTIARDNLMKVSGHGPYARLARSVHDVLARADAAGTGSRPDVVADAVAKAVASNKPKARYAVGTAARQAVLGRKILTDRFLDRIVARAFKATPDQVL from the coding sequence ATGAACCAGCCCGTCGCCTGGATCACCGGAGCCTCCTCCGGAATCGGCACCGCCATCGCCCGACGCCTCGTCCGCGAGGGCCACATCGTCTACGGAACCGCCCGTCGCCTGGAGCGCCTTGGCGACCTGGAGGCGGAAGGCGTACGCCCGCTCGCCCTGGACGTCACCGACGACGACGCCACGACCCGCGCCCTCGACCTCATCATCGACGAGCAGGGCCGCATCGACGTCCTGGTCAACAATGCCGGCTACGGCTCCTACGGCGCCCTCGAAGACGTCCCTGCGAGCGAGGGCCGTGCCCAGTTCGACGTCAACGTCTTCGCGCCCGCCCGGCTGACCCAGCTCGTCCTGCCCCACATGCGCGCCCAGCGCGGCGGCACCATCGTCAATGTCTCCTCCATCGGAGGAAAGATCTACGGCCCGCTCGGCAGTTGGTACCACGCCACCAAGTTCGCGCTGGAGGGCCTGAGCGACGCGCTGCGCGTCGAAGTCGCGCCGTTCGGCATCCGCGTCGTCCTCATCGAACCCGGCGCGATCCGCACCGAGTGGAACACCATCGCCCGCGACAACCTGATGAAGGTCTCCGGCCACGGCCCCTACGCCCGTCTGGCCCGTTCCGTCCACGATGTACTCGCCCGGGCCGACGCGGCCGGTACCGGCTCCCGTCCCGATGTGGTCGCCGACGCCGTCGCCAAAGCCGTGGCCTCGAACAAGCCCAAAGCCCGCTACGCCGTGGGTACCGCGGCCCGCCAGGCCGTACTCGGACGCAAGATCCTCACCGACCGCTTCCTGGACCGCATCGTCGCCCGCGCCTTCAAGGCGACTCCCGACCAGGTGCTCTGA
- a CDS encoding SDR family NAD(P)-dependent oxidoreductase, which translates to MNAGTTVLHGRTALVTGATSGIGKAVARKLARQGAYVVLHGRDHVRGAALVKEIETEGGSARFVAADLADADDTLRLAAEAGAVDILVNSAGLYEFAPTAASDAASFDRQVAVNTRAPFLLVGALAPGMAERGHGSIVIVGSSAARMPAPVGAAYAASKAGAEILTRYWATEFGRSGVRVNTVSPGPVRTEGTKAMLGEHVAMLDRTNARGRAGDPREIAEVVSFLVGEASSYVNGAVLFADGGELSALPS; encoded by the coding sequence ATGAACGCCGGAACCACCGTTCTGCACGGCCGTACCGCACTCGTCACCGGAGCGACGTCCGGCATCGGCAAGGCCGTCGCCCGGAAGCTGGCCCGCCAGGGCGCGTACGTCGTCCTGCACGGCCGCGATCACGTCCGTGGCGCGGCCCTGGTCAAGGAGATCGAGACCGAGGGCGGCAGTGCCCGTTTCGTCGCCGCGGACCTCGCCGACGCCGATGACACGCTCCGCCTGGCCGCCGAGGCCGGAGCGGTGGACATCCTGGTCAACAGTGCGGGGCTGTACGAGTTCGCCCCGACGGCCGCGAGTGACGCCGCGAGCTTCGACCGGCAGGTCGCGGTCAACACGCGCGCGCCGTTCCTGCTGGTCGGTGCGCTGGCACCGGGCATGGCCGAGCGGGGACACGGCTCGATCGTGATCGTCGGCTCCAGCGCGGCCCGCATGCCCGCCCCGGTCGGCGCCGCCTACGCCGCCTCCAAGGCCGGCGCCGAGATCCTCACCCGCTACTGGGCGACCGAGTTCGGCCGGTCCGGGGTGCGCGTCAACACCGTCTCGCCCGGCCCCGTGCGCACCGAGGGCACGAAGGCCATGCTCGGTGAGCACGTAGCGATGCTGGACAGGACGAACGCCCGCGGCCGGGCCGGAGACCCTCGCGAGATTGCCGAAGTCGTGTCGTTCCTCGTCGGCGAGGCCAGCTCTTACGTCAATGGAGCGGTTCTGTTCGCCGACGGTGGCGAGCTGAGTGCGCTGCCCTCTTGA
- a CDS encoding NAD(P)-dependent oxidoreductase produces the protein MNLTVFGASGRTGQALLHLAREHDHGHGQGQGQGQGQGHRTTAHVRDAARLGDTPATRVVTGSVFDTVSVTEAVRDADAVVIALGLHRDRTTALYSRGTATVVGAMRQHGIRRLVVVSEAAYPPHARGPLAHTAAALYRLANAPAVRERRLQDSIVTISHTDWTILRPTLLTHRPSRRPPSPPAPRPRAHTFSRLTYRQLAAQILDILDDPATYHRNLYP, from the coding sequence ATGAACCTCACCGTGTTTGGAGCCAGCGGACGCACCGGGCAGGCGCTGCTGCACCTCGCCCGCGAACACGACCACGGGCACGGACAGGGACAGGGACAGGGACAGGGACAGGGACACCGTACGACCGCGCATGTTCGCGACGCCGCGCGCCTCGGCGACACACCCGCGACCCGCGTCGTCACCGGATCCGTCTTCGACACGGTCAGCGTCACCGAGGCCGTACGGGACGCGGACGCCGTCGTCATCGCCCTCGGCCTGCATCGCGACCGCACCACCGCGCTGTACTCGCGCGGCACGGCGACCGTCGTCGGTGCGATGCGTCAGCACGGCATCCGCCGCCTGGTGGTCGTCTCGGAAGCCGCCTACCCGCCGCACGCCCGCGGCCCCCTCGCCCACACCGCGGCCGCCCTGTACCGGCTCGCCAACGCGCCGGCCGTACGCGAACGGCGCCTACAGGACTCCATCGTGACGATCAGTCACACAGACTGGACGATCCTCCGCCCCACACTGCTGACCCATCGCCCCTCCCGTCGGCCGCCGAGCCCGCCCGCACCGCGCCCGCGCGCCCATACGTTCTCCCGACTGACCTACCGTCAGCTCGCTGCCCAGATCCTCGACATCCTCGACGATCCAGCGACCTACCACCGCAACCTCTATCCGTGA
- a CDS encoding DUF6461 domain-containing protein produces MTGTDAAHGLDVLRADIPFYTLTFAKGLSPIELLTRMGVDPETPALRDRLDLEDYFGDTVLDKDEPVVTTGVDGVWTWAWEQGGSHGLDEAVLSRVSEGTEAVALHYNDKPMHWFKYAVGGDIVVGFHTLQPVEWTGLDPHRLDAFMRPLGLVSGESAPLYGVLALAEAAFGLRVTPAGEGQERWSGSLLPLPAER; encoded by the coding sequence ATGACGGGTACCGATGCAGCTCATGGCCTGGACGTTCTCCGCGCGGACATCCCCTTCTACACGCTCACCTTCGCCAAGGGCCTGTCCCCCATCGAGTTGCTGACCCGTATGGGGGTGGACCCCGAGACGCCGGCCCTCCGCGACCGCCTGGATCTGGAGGACTACTTCGGTGACACCGTCCTCGACAAGGACGAACCGGTGGTGACGACCGGGGTCGACGGTGTGTGGACCTGGGCATGGGAGCAGGGCGGCAGTCATGGGCTGGACGAGGCGGTGCTGTCCAGGGTCTCGGAGGGGACGGAGGCAGTCGCGCTTCACTACAACGACAAGCCGATGCACTGGTTCAAGTACGCGGTCGGGGGCGACATCGTCGTCGGCTTCCACACCCTTCAGCCGGTCGAGTGGACCGGCCTGGATCCCCACCGGCTCGATGCGTTCATGCGCCCTCTCGGCCTCGTTTCAGGGGAGTCGGCTCCGTTGTACGGCGTCCTGGCTCTCGCCGAGGCAGCCTTCGGGCTGCGGGTGACGCCGGCCGGGGAGGGTCAGGAACGCTGGAGCGGCAGTCTGCTGCCTCTGCCCGCTGAGAGGTGA
- a CDS encoding LysE family translocator — protein sequence MLIQFLTAAGVLAVLTVVPGPDMAVVTKRAVSAGWRDGLRTVGGITTGLLVWGVLTVVGLSAVLAASATAYTLVKLAGAAYLVLLGVQALVHSRRGQAAGDDGNDLPGPQAPHARTVGTLPAAPVLGSPWRTGLISNVFNPKIAVFYTGLLPALAPAGLSPHAGMALLVLTHALLTAVWLGGYVMLLAKARAFFQKPRVRRAMDRTTGVVLIGFGLKVATTEP from the coding sequence GTGCTCATACAGTTCCTCACCGCCGCCGGTGTGCTGGCCGTGCTGACCGTGGTGCCCGGTCCGGACATGGCCGTCGTGACGAAGCGGGCCGTCTCGGCCGGATGGCGGGACGGTCTGCGGACGGTCGGCGGGATCACCACGGGCCTGCTGGTGTGGGGCGTTCTCACGGTCGTGGGTCTCTCTGCGGTTCTGGCTGCCTCCGCGACCGCGTACACCCTGGTCAAGCTGGCCGGGGCCGCCTACTTGGTCCTCCTCGGCGTCCAGGCACTGGTCCACAGCCGACGCGGCCAGGCCGCCGGGGATGACGGCAACGACCTGCCCGGCCCGCAGGCGCCGCACGCACGGACCGTGGGCACCCTCCCCGCCGCGCCCGTCCTCGGCAGTCCCTGGCGGACCGGTCTGATCAGCAACGTCTTCAACCCCAAGATCGCCGTCTTCTACACCGGCCTGCTGCCCGCGCTGGCCCCGGCCGGCCTGTCCCCGCACGCCGGTATGGCACTGCTGGTCCTCACTCACGCGCTGCTGACCGCGGTGTGGCTCGGCGGTTACGTGATGCTCCTGGCCAAAGCGCGCGCCTTCTTCCAGAAGCCCCGCGTGCGCCGGGCGATGGACCGGACCACGGGTGTCGTCCTCATCGGCTTCGGCCTCAAGGTCGCCACGACAGAGCCCTGA
- a CDS encoding DUF2975 domain-containing protein — MGKLTVRALRAVLVVVLTGTVLVQALMVWALVSGNDPEDGSLPLTPLRVITILGIGTVQVAVVCVWRLVTMVRRGTVFSHAAFRYVDVIIGAIVAAALVWFAVTALNAPGQRDDPGVTLIMGGIGVAILGIALIVLVLRMLLAQAVARDVEATQMQAELDEVI, encoded by the coding sequence GTGGGAAAGCTGACAGTGCGCGCGCTGCGCGCCGTGCTCGTGGTGGTGCTCACCGGCACGGTGCTCGTACAGGCATTGATGGTGTGGGCGTTGGTCAGCGGGAACGACCCGGAGGACGGCTCGCTCCCGCTGACCCCGCTGCGCGTGATCACGATCCTGGGCATCGGGACAGTCCAGGTCGCCGTGGTCTGTGTCTGGCGACTGGTGACGATGGTGCGACGCGGAACCGTGTTCTCCCACGCCGCTTTCCGGTACGTGGACGTCATCATCGGCGCGATCGTCGCGGCTGCCCTCGTGTGGTTCGCGGTCACGGCCCTGAACGCGCCCGGCCAGCGGGACGACCCCGGTGTCACCCTCATCATGGGCGGGATCGGCGTGGCCATCCTGGGAATCGCGCTCATCGTGCTCGTGCTGCGGATGCTGCTCGCCCAGGCCGTCGCCCGCGACGTCGAAGCGACGCAGATGCAGGCCGAGTTGGACGAGGTGATCTGA
- a CDS encoding DUF4262 domain-containing protein yields the protein MTGDPFLCRCVLCHDYGDRGDADRADPTIIEDVRRHGWHVVMVPEDEIGPGFAYTIGLAHTYGAPELAMFGLDVHAMHRALNRLAEKPAAGSALADGQRHPGIVEGHQVALRRVDLRWYRTFFGRAIGFYRRPPFPVLQVAWPDMAERFHWEEQAEEKHRDSQPQLWLSPSEHPAGIWTAEL from the coding sequence ATGACTGGTGATCCGTTCCTGTGTCGCTGTGTCCTCTGCCATGACTACGGTGACCGGGGCGACGCGGACCGCGCTGATCCGACGATCATCGAAGATGTGCGGCGGCACGGGTGGCACGTCGTGATGGTCCCCGAAGACGAGATCGGTCCTGGATTCGCCTACACGATCGGCCTGGCGCACACCTACGGCGCACCTGAACTCGCCATGTTCGGGCTCGATGTCCATGCCATGCACCGTGCGCTCAACAGGCTTGCGGAGAAGCCTGCCGCGGGCTCTGCGCTGGCTGACGGCCAGAGGCATCCCGGGATTGTCGAGGGTCACCAAGTCGCCCTCAGACGGGTTGATCTGCGTTGGTACCGGACCTTCTTCGGGCGGGCCATCGGGTTCTACCGGCGGCCTCCCTTTCCTGTGCTGCAAGTCGCGTGGCCCGACATGGCCGAGCGCTTTCACTGGGAGGAGCAGGCTGAGGAGAAACATCGGGATTCTCAGCCGCAGTTGTGGCTGTCCCCGAGTGAACACCCTGCCGGGATCTGGACTGCCGAACTCTGA
- a CDS encoding DinB family protein, giving the protein MHTTPDGRPIPPAHADERAMLEAWLDFHRATLALKCSGLKGDQLRLAAVPPSPMTLLGLVQHMAEVERNWFQRVFANQDVPPVFGENNVDGYALGPDRGLDKVMAVWQSEVARGRELIADASLDDSGRLSEQEAAHAGEQGVSLRWIMVHMIEEYARHNGHADLIRERIDGVTGV; this is encoded by the coding sequence ATGCATACGACACCGGACGGACGGCCCATCCCACCCGCGCACGCCGACGAGCGCGCCATGCTGGAGGCATGGCTGGACTTTCACCGAGCCACGCTTGCCCTGAAGTGTTCGGGCCTCAAGGGCGACCAACTACGGCTCGCCGCAGTGCCGCCCTCGCCGATGACGCTGCTCGGTCTCGTGCAGCACATGGCTGAGGTCGAACGCAACTGGTTCCAGCGCGTGTTCGCAAACCAGGACGTGCCGCCGGTCTTCGGGGAGAACAACGTCGACGGCTACGCACTCGGTCCGGACCGAGGGCTCGACAAGGTGATGGCCGTCTGGCAGTCCGAGGTCGCCCGGGGCCGTGAGCTGATCGCCGACGCATCGCTGGACGACTCCGGCCGACTGTCCGAACAGGAAGCGGCTCACGCCGGCGAGCAGGGGGTCTCCCTGCGCTGGATCATGGTGCACATGATCGAGGAGTACGCACGTCACAACGGCCACGCAGACCTCATCCGGGAGAGGATCGACGGAGTCACCGGTGTATGA
- a CDS encoding MarR family winged helix-turn-helix transcriptional regulator: protein MSASTSESMKPRAEAEPLTLDTDLGWAIRMVSAAFRRVATDSVTDLPGGARGYLVLVALAGGSEPPSQLALAKEVSLDRTVMTYLLDDLEAHDLVTRKPDPRDRRARQVLLTDTGRARLAEVREKLGAAEARLLTDLDAKDTEQLRTLLARVAQTAQREVIGPDAAEC, encoded by the coding sequence GTGAGCGCATCCACGTCCGAGAGCATGAAGCCGCGCGCCGAGGCGGAGCCCCTGACGCTGGACACCGATCTGGGCTGGGCGATCCGCATGGTCTCCGCGGCCTTCCGCCGCGTCGCCACCGACTCCGTCACCGACCTGCCCGGCGGGGCCCGCGGCTACCTGGTCCTGGTCGCGCTGGCCGGCGGCAGCGAGCCGCCTTCCCAGCTCGCCCTGGCCAAAGAGGTCAGCCTCGACCGCACGGTGATGACCTACCTCCTCGACGACCTCGAAGCCCACGACCTGGTCACCCGCAAACCCGACCCCCGCGACCGTCGCGCCCGCCAGGTGCTCCTCACCGACACCGGACGCGCCCGTCTCGCGGAGGTACGCGAGAAGCTCGGCGCCGCCGAGGCGCGCCTGCTCACGGACCTCGACGCCAAGGACACCGAGCAACTGCGCACGCTGCTCGCCCGCGTCGCGCAGACCGCACAGCGCGAGGTCATCGGCCCCGACGCGGCGGAGTGTTAG
- a CDS encoding GNAT family N-acetyltransferase yields MDWALRSAEPADVEAVAELRAVVMRPDLERLGRFDEHRVRQRLRDSFSAHHTSIVVADDAFAGCVTVRPAEDGRWLEHFYLAPHLQGRGLGSAVLRAVLERIDADGVPVRLNVLQGSAARRLYERHGFTVEAQDPIDVFMVRRPGAGVSAI; encoded by the coding sequence ATGGACTGGGCGCTGCGTTCCGCGGAACCGGCGGATGTCGAGGCGGTCGCGGAGTTGCGGGCGGTGGTGATGCGCCCGGACCTGGAGCGATTGGGACGGTTCGACGAGCACAGGGTCCGGCAGCGGCTGCGGGATTCCTTCTCTGCGCACCACACGTCGATCGTCGTGGCCGATGACGCCTTCGCGGGCTGCGTGACGGTGCGGCCGGCGGAGGACGGCCGGTGGCTGGAGCACTTCTATCTCGCACCGCACCTTCAGGGCCGGGGCCTCGGATCGGCCGTGCTGCGCGCCGTGCTGGAACGGATCGATGCCGACGGCGTGCCCGTTCGTCTGAACGTCCTCCAGGGCAGCGCCGCCCGACGGCTGTACGAGCGCCATGGGTTCACGGTGGAGGCTCAGGACCCGATCGACGTCTTCATGGTGCGGCGGCCTGGTGCGGGCGTGTCGGCAATCTGA